A genomic region of Ignavibacteria bacterium contains the following coding sequences:
- a CDS encoding DedA family protein — MVEQIIEFLKTINPILIYIVVFGIAFIENIFPPFPSDVIVAFSGALAAVADISLFLVIIFAVTGSTTGFIVMYFIGKLAGDKILEAGKIKFISPEAVFTVERWFQKYGYWLIVANRFLAGTRAIISFFAGMSEMNLKKTIILSSISALIWNLILIFVGFYVGHNLSKISYYITTYNKIVFAILIVIATIFIIRFFIKRNTNAKNKNRR, encoded by the coding sequence ATGGTTGAACAAATCATTGAATTCCTCAAGACAATTAATCCGATCTTAATTTACATTGTGGTGTTTGGAATTGCATTCATCGAAAATATTTTTCCACCTTTTCCAAGCGATGTAATTGTTGCATTTAGCGGTGCACTTGCTGCAGTTGCCGATATTTCTCTTTTCCTTGTTATAATCTTTGCTGTGACAGGAAGTACGACAGGTTTCATCGTAATGTATTTTATTGGGAAATTAGCTGGTGATAAAATTCTGGAAGCTGGTAAGATAAAGTTTATTTCTCCTGAAGCAGTTTTTACTGTAGAGAGATGGTTCCAGAAATATGGTTATTGGTTAATTGTTGCAAATAGATTTTTAGCAGGGACACGTGCAATTATCTCTTTCTTTGCTGGAATGAGTGAAATGAATTTGAAAAAAACAATAATTTTAAGTTCTATCAGTGCCTTGATCTGGAATTTGATTTTAATTTTTGTTGGTTTCTATGTTGGTCATAATCTTTCAAAGATCAGTTATTACATTACAACATATAATAAAATTGTTTTTGCAATTTTAATTGTGATTGCAACCATTTTTATAATCAGATTTTTCATAAAGCGAAATACAAATGCTAAAAATAAGAATAGAAGATAA